Below is a genomic region from Streptococcus salivarius.
AGCATCTAGGAATTTCACGCTCCTCTTATTTTAATTGGGAAAATGGTAAGACGAAACCCAATCAAAAGAACCTTTCGGTTTTGGCCGAACTTTTTGGTGTAGCTGAGACTTATTTTCTGTCTGAACATGAGATTGTAGAAGTCTACTTGGAACTAAATGAGGAAAATCGCCAAGAAGCTTTGCGACTCACTAAGGCTCTCCTAGAAGAGCAAGAAACAGAAAAGCAAAAAGCACCTGTTATTCCCCTTTACTCATACAAAGTTTTCGAGCGTTTATCAGCCGGAACTGGTTACACTTACTTTGGTGATGGCAATTATGATGAAGTTTTCTATGATGAAGAATTGGATCATGATTTTGCATCATGGGTATTTGGAGACTCTATGGAACCTACCTACCTAAATGGTGAAGTAGTGCTAATCAAACAAACAGGTTTTGATTATGATGGAGCTGTTTATGCTGTAGACTGGGATGGTCAAACCTATATCAAAAAGGTCTATCGTGAGGAGGACGGGCTTCGTTTAGTTTCTCTTAATAAACGTTATGGTGATAAGTTTGCACCCTATGACGAAGATCCCCGAATCATCGGTAAAATTGTCGGTAACTTTATGCCGGTTGAGGCTTAGTCAACTTTTATCGATTGGGCATCTTAAACTAAATCTGATATAATATAAGTAAAGTAAAGCCAAGTCTTTGGCTTTTTTTAAAGAGTTTAAATCATATTTTACTAAGAAAATAAAGAGGAGAGATAAACATGGCTACTATTCAATGGTTCCCTGGTCACATGTCCAAAGCCCGTCGACAAGTTCAGGAAAATCTTAAGCATGTGGATTTTGTAACAATTTTAGTGGATGCACGTTTGCCACTGTCAAGTCAAAATCCCATGCTGACTAAAATTGTTGGCGATAAACCAAAGCTTTTAATTCTCAATAAGGCTGACCTTGCTGATAGTAATCGTACAAAAGAGTGGCGTAGCTATTTTGAGAGTCAAGGAATTAAAACCTTGGCCATCAACTCCAAGGAACAATCTACAGTTAAATTGGTGACAGACGCTGCTAAGAGTCTTATGGCTGACAAGATTCAACGACTACGTGAACGCGGTATCCAGAAAGAGACCTTGCGAACCATGATTATTGGGATTCCAAATGCTGGGAAATCTACCTTGATGAATCGTTTGGCTGGTAAAAAAATTGCCGTTGTAGGAAATAAACCTGGTGTGACAAAAGGTCAACAGTGGTTGAAGTCTAATAAGGACTTGGAAATTCTGGATACTCCGGGGATTTTGTGGCCTAAGTTTGAAGATGAATTGGTCGGTTTGAAACTTGCTTTGACAGGTGCCATCAAGGACCAGCTATTGCCAATGGATGAGGTTACAATTTTTGGACTTAACTATTTTAAAACTTACTATCCTGAACGTTTAGAGGAACGCTTTAAAGGGATTGACCTTGAAGAAGAGGCACCAGAAATCATTATGGAAATGACTCGAAAACTTGGCTTCCGTGAAGATTATGACCGTTTCTATAATCTATTTGTCAAAGAAGTTCGTGATGGAAAACTAGGACGTTACACACTTGATATTGTTGGGGTCGATACTGATGGCGACAATTAAAGAAGTCAAAGAGCAATTGGCCACTTTGACAGACCTTGACGATCACCGATGGACAAGTTTTGAGGAAGATAGTCGAGCTGGTGTACAGACTGCCATTAAGCAACGCCGTAAAGCTATCCTAGCTGATATTGCTGAGGAAGAACGCTTAGAGATGATGCTCAGTTATGAAAAATCGCTTTATGCTCAGGGAGTTGAACTCATTGCAGGTGTTGATGAAGTTGGACGTGGTCCTTTGGCCGGACCAGTAGTGGCTGCAGCGGTTATCTTACCAAAGTTTTGCAAAATAAAAGGTCTCAATGACAGTAAAAAAATACCAAAATCAAAACATGAAGCTATTTATAAGCAGGTGATGAAGGAAGCGGTAGCTGTTGGGATTGGTATTAAGGACAATCATGTGATTGACGATGTCAATATTTATGAAGCAACCAAGCTTGCTATGGCTGAAGCTATTGAAAAACTTAGTCCCAAACCTGAACATTTGTTAATTGATGCCATGACTTTGGACCTACCAATAGGACAAACATCAATTATAAAAGGGGATGCTAATTCTTTATCAATTGCGGCAGCTTCTATCGTAGCAAAGGTAACCCGTGATAAGATGATGGCTGATTATGATCAGGAGTTTCCTGGTTACGCATTTGCCAAAAATGCAGGTTATGGTACCAAGGATCATTTGTCTGGCATAGATAAATTTGGTGTTACTCCAATTCATAGAAGAAGCTTTGAACCCATAAAGTCAATAATAAAAAGTAGGTGAAGTGGTGTGATTTTAGCTATTGATATTGGAGGAACCTTTATCAAGTTTGGGTTAGTTGATGATGATTTTAAGATTAGCAATCAATCTAAAGTGTCAACTCCAACAACGTTAGACGACTTTTGGTTGACTTTAGAGCATATTGTCTCGTCTCAAAAGGATATCATTTCTGGGATTGCCATTGCGTGCCCTGGAGAAATCAATAGTAAATGTGGCTTCATTTTCAAGGGCGGTCTTATCCCTTATTTAACGGCTATTCCTCTTGGGTCACGATTGACTAAAACATTCCAACTCCCTGTAAAGGTTATTAATGATGCTGATTCGGCAGCTTTGGCTGAAGCCAGATATGGAAGTCTACAAGACTTAGATTGTGGGGCTGCCTTGGTTTTAGGTACGGGTGTTGGTTTAGGACTTGTTTCACAGAAAGAGTTGCTATCACCTCTGTCAGTCACCCAATATCTGAGAGCTCCAAGTCCCCAAAGCATGAATCAAACCTCTCTGCCCTTCCAGTGGGAATTGTTTATGCATGGCTTAGTAAGTCTTGTCGATAATAAGGGGTCTGCAGTAGGCTTTATTCATGAAGCCAGTCAATTACTTGGGTTAAATCAAGACGACGGTCCAGCCGTATTCTCAGCTATAGAGGGAAATCAATCGGAAGAGCTAAATCTTTTATTTAAAGACTATTGTCATGAAATTGCTGTTCTTGTGCTAAATTTACAGAGCTTCTTTAGGCTGGAGAA
It encodes:
- a CDS encoding XRE family transcriptional regulator, with amino-acid sequence MFSGQRLKEIREAQGMSQASVAKHLGISRSSYFNWENGKTKPNQKNLSVLAELFGVAETYFLSEHEIVEVYLELNEENRQEALRLTKALLEEQETEKQKAPVIPLYSYKVFERLSAGTGYTYFGDGNYDEVFYDEELDHDFASWVFGDSMEPTYLNGEVVLIKQTGFDYDGAVYAVDWDGQTYIKKVYREEDGLRLVSLNKRYGDKFAPYDEDPRIIGKIVGNFMPVEA
- the ylqF gene encoding ribosome biogenesis GTPase YlqF, which translates into the protein MATIQWFPGHMSKARRQVQENLKHVDFVTILVDARLPLSSQNPMLTKIVGDKPKLLILNKADLADSNRTKEWRSYFESQGIKTLAINSKEQSTVKLVTDAAKSLMADKIQRLRERGIQKETLRTMIIGIPNAGKSTLMNRLAGKKIAVVGNKPGVTKGQQWLKSNKDLEILDTPGILWPKFEDELVGLKLALTGAIKDQLLPMDEVTIFGLNYFKTYYPERLEERFKGIDLEEEAPEIIMEMTRKLGFREDYDRFYNLFVKEVRDGKLGRYTLDIVGVDTDGDN
- a CDS encoding ribonuclease HII, with the translated sequence MATIKEVKEQLATLTDLDDHRWTSFEEDSRAGVQTAIKQRRKAILADIAEEERLEMMLSYEKSLYAQGVELIAGVDEVGRGPLAGPVVAAAVILPKFCKIKGLNDSKKIPKSKHEAIYKQVMKEAVAVGIGIKDNHVIDDVNIYEATKLAMAEAIEKLSPKPEHLLIDAMTLDLPIGQTSIIKGDANSLSIAAASIVAKVTRDKMMADYDQEFPGYAFAKNAGYGTKDHLSGIDKFGVTPIHRRSFEPIKSIIKSR
- a CDS encoding ROK family protein — encoded protein: MILAIDIGGTFIKFGLVDDDFKISNQSKVSTPTTLDDFWLTLEHIVSSQKDIISGIAIACPGEINSKCGFIFKGGLIPYLTAIPLGSRLTKTFQLPVKVINDADSAALAEARYGSLQDLDCGAALVLGTGVGLGLVSQKELLSPLSVTQYLRAPSPQSMNQTSLPFQWELFMHGLVSLVDNKGSAVGFIHEASQLLGLNQDDGPAVFSAIEGNQSEELNLLFKDYCHEIAVLVLNLQSFFRLEKVVIGGGISRQGTLIEGVCNAYEELFKDKSELGLEPMTIQACHFHNDSNLLGAASYFASEIDL